From the genome of Geoglobus ahangari, one region includes:
- the purC gene encoding phosphoribosylaminoimidazolesuccinocarboxamide synthase — protein sequence MGSVKDLEILKPPSERPGIGRFHFSDRYSVFDYGEMPDLLENKGKALCLLSAHFFELLEKEGIATHYIGVVEEGKAKRLDELSEPTNVMEVKLVHVHRPERRGDGYDYSIFQSLKGNFLIPLEIIYRNSLPEGSSVFRRLKRGEISLKDLGLERMPEPGQRMERPIVDFSTKLEDVDRYLSREEARRISGMSEEEFEALVKLTLKVDEIITRETEKAGIENEDGKIEVAFDENRELMLVDALGTPDECRFSFNGIEMSKEVLRRYYRNTDWYRRIEKSKGEEEWRKIVGKPPRLPEELKKAVEEMYMSACNEIVGRKFFDTPPMKDVMRKISEFMEVYDG from the coding sequence ATGGGGAGCGTTAAAGATCTCGAAATTTTGAAGCCGCCGTCAGAGAGGCCCGGCATCGGAAGATTTCACTTCTCCGATCGCTATTCCGTCTTCGACTACGGCGAGATGCCAGACCTGCTGGAGAACAAGGGCAAGGCTCTGTGTTTGCTGTCAGCACACTTCTTCGAGCTTCTCGAGAAGGAGGGAATCGCCACGCACTACATTGGCGTTGTTGAGGAGGGGAAGGCTAAGAGGCTGGACGAGCTTAGCGAGCCCACAAACGTGATGGAGGTGAAGCTCGTCCACGTTCACAGGCCTGAGAGGAGAGGAGATGGCTACGACTACTCGATCTTCCAGAGCCTGAAAGGCAACTTCCTGATCCCGCTTGAGATCATCTACAGGAACTCTCTGCCTGAAGGGAGCAGCGTCTTCAGGAGGCTGAAGAGGGGAGAGATCTCCCTGAAGGATCTTGGACTTGAGAGGATGCCCGAGCCGGGTCAGAGGATGGAAAGACCGATTGTGGACTTCTCGACAAAGCTTGAAGATGTGGACAGGTACCTGAGCAGGGAGGAGGCGAGGAGAATCTCCGGCATGAGCGAGGAGGAGTTTGAGGCGCTTGTAAAGCTAACGCTTAAGGTTGACGAGATCATCACCAGAGAGACTGAGAAGGCAGGAATTGAGAACGAGGACGGAAAGATAGAGGTTGCTTTTGACGAAAATCGCGAGCTGATGCTTGTCGATGCTCTCGGCACGCCAGACGAGTGCAGGTTCAGCTTCAACGGCATCGAGATGAGCAAGGAGGTGCTGAGGAGGTACTACAGGAACACTGACTGGTACAGAAGAATCGAGAAGAGCAAAGGGGAGGAGGAGTGGAGAAAAATTGTAGGGAAACCACCGAGACTTCCCGAGGAGCTGAAGAAAGCGGTTGAGGAGATGTACATGTCCGCATGCAACGAGATTGTTGGCCGAAAATTCTTCGACACCCCTCCCATGAAGGACGTGATGAGGAAGATTTCCGAGTTTATGGAGGTGTACGATGGTTAA
- the carA gene encoding glutamine-hydrolyzing carbamoyl-phosphate synthase small subunit yields MVKAYLALEDGTVVEGVAFGAERDAEGELVFNTAMTGYVEALTDPSYKGQILMMTYPLIGNYGVCREDFESDGVKVEGFVVKELCRHPSNWRSEMSVDELLKEYDVPGIEGVDTRMITKKTRIYGAMKAVIAVGDDVDKERLVERARNQPSITELDLVDKVCVKEPRRIEAKKPRFEVVLIDHGIKMSIVRQLLLRGVSVTLVPYTYPAEKILEEDYDGVFISNGPGDPARVSESVETIRRLAGKLPMAGICLGHQLVARAFNAKTFKLKFGHHGANQPVKDFETGRVFISSQNHGFAVDEKTLPKDMEVTQINLNDRTVEGIRHRDIPLISVQYHPEAGPGPHDTYFFFDEFVRMLEEY; encoded by the coding sequence ATGGTTAAGGCTTACCTCGCTCTTGAGGATGGAACCGTGGTAGAGGGCGTTGCCTTTGGAGCTGAGAGGGATGCGGAGGGAGAGCTGGTCTTCAACACCGCGATGACGGGGTACGTTGAAGCACTGACAGATCCAAGCTACAAGGGGCAGATTCTGATGATGACCTACCCGCTCATAGGCAACTACGGGGTTTGCAGGGAGGATTTCGAGAGCGACGGGGTTAAGGTGGAGGGCTTTGTTGTGAAAGAGCTGTGCAGGCACCCGAGCAACTGGAGGAGCGAGATGAGCGTCGATGAGCTGCTGAAGGAGTACGACGTGCCGGGGATAGAGGGCGTGGACACGAGGATGATAACCAAGAAAACGAGAATCTACGGGGCGATGAAGGCTGTCATAGCTGTTGGAGACGATGTTGATAAAGAAAGGCTCGTGGAGAGGGCAAGAAACCAGCCCTCGATAACCGAGCTCGACCTCGTTGACAAGGTGTGTGTTAAAGAGCCGAGGAGGATCGAGGCGAAAAAGCCGAGGTTCGAGGTTGTTCTGATAGACCACGGGATAAAGATGAGCATAGTCAGACAGCTTCTGCTTAGAGGGGTGAGCGTCACGCTGGTCCCATACACCTATCCCGCCGAGAAGATTCTTGAGGAGGATTACGACGGGGTTTTCATCTCAAACGGTCCCGGAGACCCCGCGAGGGTGAGTGAGAGTGTCGAGACGATAAGGAGGCTGGCTGGAAAGCTGCCGATGGCTGGCATATGTCTCGGCCACCAGCTCGTTGCGAGGGCATTCAACGCCAAGACGTTCAAGCTGAAGTTCGGCCATCACGGCGCTAACCAGCCCGTGAAGGACTTCGAGACAGGCAGAGTTTTCATCTCAAGCCAGAATCACGGGTTTGCGGTGGACGAGAAGACCCTGCCCAAGGACATGGAGGTCACGCAGATAAACCTCAACGACAGGACTGTTGAGGGAATAAGGCACAGGGATATTCCGCTGATAAGCGTGCAGTACCATCCTGAGGCTGGCCCCGGCCCCCACGACACCTACTTCTTCTTCGACGAGTTTGTGAGGATGCTTGAGGAGTATTAG
- the purE gene encoding 5-(carboxyamino)imidazole ribonucleotide mutase, translated as MKAVILMGSKSDLDYGKKVAEKLRFFGIDAVLRIASAHKTPAKALEIIDEYENEDVVFVTIAGRSNALSGFVDANTTRPVIASPPISEKFAGMDVLSSINMPSGVSPMLVLYAENAALAVAKIFAVKSEEVRKRIMEYQRAKKEEIYRADEEAKSL; from the coding sequence ATGAAGGCCGTAATCTTGATGGGCTCAAAGAGCGATCTGGATTATGGTAAGAAGGTGGCAGAAAAGCTGAGGTTCTTTGGAATTGATGCCGTGCTCAGGATAGCCTCGGCCCACAAAACCCCTGCAAAGGCTCTCGAGATAATTGACGAGTACGAGAATGAGGACGTGGTCTTCGTCACGATAGCCGGAAGGAGCAACGCTCTGAGCGGTTTTGTTGATGCAAACACAACGAGGCCTGTGATCGCCTCTCCACCCATAAGCGAGAAGTTCGCCGGGATGGATGTGCTTTCAAGCATAAACATGCCCTCGGGTGTGTCGCCAATGCTCGTTCTCTACGCCGAAAATGCCGCTTTGGCCGTGGCGAAGATATTCGCAGTCAAGAGCGAAGAGGTCAGGAAGAGGATCATGGAGTACCAGAGGGCCAAGAAGGAGGAGATCTACAGGGCAGACGAGGAGGCAAAAAGTTTATAA
- a CDS encoding winged helix-turn-helix domain-containing protein, producing the protein MPDEKLARALRARVRRKILREIISAGRLSVHEVAERVGISEYSASRHLKLMYDLGILDFEQKHPEKYYFVKLKSLKDLLEAYDRVVEEMEVNR; encoded by the coding sequence ATGCCGGACGAGAAGCTTGCAAGGGCTCTGAGGGCGAGGGTCAGGAGGAAGATCCTGAGGGAGATAATCAGCGCCGGCAGGCTCAGCGTTCACGAGGTCGCGGAGAGGGTGGGAATCTCGGAGTACTCGGCTTCAAGGCACCTCAAGCTCATGTACGACCTCGGAATCCTCGACTTCGAGCAGAAGCACCCCGAGAAGTACTACTTCGTCAAGCTGAAGTCCCTGAAAGACCTGCTTGAGGCGTATGATAGGGTTGTTGAGGAGATGGAGGTGAATAGATGA